In a genomic window of Meriones unguiculatus strain TT.TT164.6M chromosome 8, Bangor_MerUng_6.1, whole genome shotgun sequence:
- the Barhl1 gene encoding barH-like 1 homeobox protein isoform X2 has protein sequence MELAASLNLTDTQVKTWYQNRRTKWKRQTAVGLELLAEAGNYSALQRMFPSPYFYPQSLVSNLDPGAALYLYRGPSAPPPALQRPLVPRILIHGLQGASEPPPPLPPLPGVLPRAAQPR, from the exons ATGGAGCTGGCCGCCTCGCTCAACCTCACCGACACGCAGGTCAAGACCTGGTACCAGAACCGCAG GACCAAATGGAAGCGACAGACCGCCGTGGGGCTGGAGCTGCTAGCGGAGGCAGGCAATTACTCTGCGCTCCAGAGAATGTTCCCGTCGCCTTATTTCTACCCGCAGAGCCTCGTTTCCAACCTGGACCCGGGCGCAGCTCTCTATCTGTACCGCGGCCCCAGCGCGCCGCCACCCGCCCTCCAGAGACCTCTGGTGCCCCGCATCCTTATCCACGGACTCCAGGGCGCCAGCGAGCCGCCCCCGCCGCTGCCCCCGCTGCCCGGCGTCCTCCCGCGCGCCGCGCAGCCTCGGTGA
- the Barhl1 gene encoding barH-like 1 homeobox protein isoform X1 — protein sequence MEGSNGFGIDSILSHRAGSPALPKGDPLLGDCRSPLELSPRSESSSDCSSPASPGRDCLETSTSRPGAASGPGLDSHLQPGQLSAPAQSRTVTSSFLIRDILADCRPLAACAPYSSSGQPAAPEPGGRLAAKAGEDFRDKLDKSVSSASSDSEYKVKEEGDREISSSRDSPPVRLKKPRKARTAFTDHQLAQLERSFERQKYLSVQDRMELAASLNLTDTQVKTWYQNRRTKWKRQTAVGLELLAEAGNYSALQRMFPSPYFYPQSLVSNLDPGAALYLYRGPSAPPPALQRPLVPRILIHGLQGASEPPPPLPPLPGVLPRAAQPR from the exons ATGGAAGGCTCCAATGGCTTTGGGATTGACTCCATTCTCTCCCACCGAGCGGGCAGCCCCGCCCTTCCCAAGGGGGACCCCTTGCTTGGGGACTGCCGGTCACCCCTGGAGCTAAGTCCACGCTCAGAGAGCAGCAGCGACTGCTCTTCGCCAGCCTCACCCGGAAGAGACTGTCTGGAGACCAGTACCTCGCGGCCTGGTGCGGCATCTGGCCCAGGTTTGGACTCCCACCTGCAGCCGGGGCAGCTTTCAGCCCCAGCCCAGTCGCGAACCGTCACCTCCTCCTTTCTGATCAGGGACATCCTTGCTGACTGCAGACCTCTCGCGGCCTGTGCACCCTACTCTAGCAGTGGGCAGCCTGCAGCTCCAGAGCCTGGGGGCCGTCTTGCGGCCAAGGCCGGGGAGGACTTTCGCGACAAGCTGGACAAAAGTGTCAGCAGCGCTTCATCGGACTCTGAGTACAAAG TGAAGGAGGAGGGCGACCGCGAGATCTCTAGCTCCAGGGACAGCCCCCCGGTGCGCCTGAAAAAGCCGCGCAAAGCCCGCACCGCCTTCACCGACCATCAGCTGGCGCAGCTGGAGCGCAGCTTCGAGCGGCAGAAATACCTGAGCGTGCAAGACCGCATGGAGCTGGCCGCCTCGCTCAACCTCACCGACACGCAGGTCAAGACCTGGTACCAGAACCGCAG GACCAAATGGAAGCGACAGACCGCCGTGGGGCTGGAGCTGCTAGCGGAGGCAGGCAATTACTCTGCGCTCCAGAGAATGTTCCCGTCGCCTTATTTCTACCCGCAGAGCCTCGTTTCCAACCTGGACCCGGGCGCAGCTCTCTATCTGTACCGCGGCCCCAGCGCGCCGCCACCCGCCCTCCAGAGACCTCTGGTGCCCCGCATCCTTATCCACGGACTCCAGGGCGCCAGCGAGCCGCCCCCGCCGCTGCCCCCGCTGCCCGGCGTCCTCCCGCGCGCCGCGCAGCCTCGGTGA